A part of Oncorhynchus masou masou isolate Uvic2021 chromosome 21, UVic_Omas_1.1, whole genome shotgun sequence genomic DNA contains:
- the LOC135508541 gene encoding probable N-acetyltransferase camello, producing the protein MAADITIRRYQEDDKETVKEIFTMGMSEHIPSSFMHLLKQPLTQMILMVTFCALLASSKSVLLPVVGVTLLLAGAKQLVGYLFNSYIDTSLRKDLDHIQETYLENKDSCFWVAESDGRVVATVACLPAEREPGCMELKRLSVCRTHRGMGIAKALSRTVADFSRERGFPAVVLYTSVVQTDAQRLYENVGYTRVREFVIPEPIAKITNFTLIEYRLDLLQGGK; encoded by the coding sequence ATGGCTGCTGACATCACTATCCGAAGATACCAGGAAGACGACAAGGAGACCGTGAAGGAGATCTTCACCATGGGGATGAGCGAGCACATCCCCTCCTCCTTCATGCACCTCCTCAAACAGCCCTTGACCCAGATGATCCTGATGGTCACGTTCTGCGCCCTGCTGGCCAGCTCCAAGTCCGTCCTGCTGCCTGTAGTAGGGGTCACTCTCCTCCTGGCCGGGGCCAAGCAGCTGGTGGGCTACCTCTTCAACAGCTACATCGACACCTCCCTGAGGAAGGACCTCGACCACATCCAGGAGACCTACCTGGAGAACAAGGACTCGTGTTTCTGGGTTGCTGAGAGCGACGGCCGGGTGGTGGCGACGGTGGCCTGCCTACCCGCGGAGAGGGAACCAGGCTGCATGGAGCTGAAGAGGTTGTCTGTATGTCGTACACACCGGGGGATGGGCATCGCCAAGGCCCTCAGCAGGACAGTGGCAGACTTCAGCAGGGAGAGGGGCTTCCCTGCGGTCGTCCTCTACACGTCTGTAGTGCAGACTGATGCACAGAGGCTGTATGAGAACGTGGGCTACACACGGGTCAGAGAGTTCGTCATCCCTGAGCCCATCGCCAAAATCACCAACTTTACCCTGATAGAGTAcagactggacttactgcagggggggaaatag